From one Triticum aestivum cultivar Chinese Spring chromosome 4B, IWGSC CS RefSeq v2.1, whole genome shotgun sequence genomic stretch:
- the LOC123090399 gene encoding benzyl alcohol O-benzoyltransferase-like encodes MAASSLAFVARRGEPELVKPVGPTPRELKRLSDLDDQESLRFYRSVIYFYRGCPSRSRADPARVIRGGLAAALVYYYPIAGRLRELPGGKLVVDCTGEGVCFVEADADVVLDEFGDRLCPPVPCAGELLCLPESNSAIVVNRALLYVQVGMPDEPNICKQVGMPMVCMPMVGIHARFERIPTPYESCGTSSHLPAFLTEKIPETAKRNSKTQTTSHGVTTQDYAQSVADTLVLRGRPRFTMARTYLVTDLTRSNLNEVDLGWGKPVYGGPATTTLATFHIPMKGGGIIVPMCLPSRAMERFAVNVRAGLSGASSSCGHSSSKDSTVLSKL; translated from the exons ATGGCAGCTTCGTCCCTGGCTTTCGTGGCGCGCCGTGGCGAGCCCGAGCTAGTCAAGCCGGTCGGACCGACGCCGCGCGAGCTCAAGCGGCTCTCCGACCTCGACGACCAGGAGAGCCTCCGGTTCTACCGCTCCGTCATCTACTTCTACCGGGGCTGCCCGTCACGGTCGCGCGCCGACCCGGCCAGGGTCATACGTGGCGGTCTCGCCGCGGCGCTTGTTTACTACTACCCTATCGCCGGGCGGCTCCGCGAGCTGCCCGGCGGGAAGCTCGTGGTGGACTGCACCGGTGAGGGGGTGTGCTTCGTTGAGGCCGATGCAGACGTCGTGTTGGACGAGTTTGGCGACAGGCTCTGCCCGCCCGTTCCTTGCGCCGGCGAGCTCCTGTGCTTGCCGGAGAGCAACTCCGCTATTGTCGTCAACCGAGCACTACTCTATGTTCAA GTGGGCATGCCCGATGAACCCAACATTtgcaagcaggtgggcatgcccatg GTgtgcatgcccatggtaggcatccatgccaggtttgaacgaATTCCGACACCATATGAAAGTTGTGGCACGTCCAGCCATTTACCGGCCTTTTTGACCGAGAAAATTCCAGAAACTGCAAAAAGAAATTCGAAAACTCAAACAACTTCGCATGGTGTCACGACCCAAGACTACGCGCAGTCTGTGGCGGACACGCTAGTGCTGCGCGGGCGGCCGCGGTTCACCATGGCGCGCACGTACCTGGTCACGGACCTGACCAGGTCGAACCTGAACGAGGTGGACCTTGGGTGGGGCAAGCCGGTGTACGGTGGCCCGGCCACGACAACGCTAGCCACGTTCCACATTCCAATGAAAGGCGGTGGGATCATCGTGCCGATGTGCCTGCCGTCACGCGCCATGGAGAGGTTTGCGGTCAATGTGCGTGCAGGGCTGTCGGGGGCTTCTTCTTCCTGTGGCCATTCCAGTAGCAAGGACTCGACCGTGCTGTCCAAGTTGTAG